The following is a genomic window from Verrucosispora sp. WMMD573.
TCACGAAAGTCGTGCACGGTCAGACCGGGCCACACGGACTCCGGCAGGATCTGCTGGGTCGCGTCGTCGGCGAATCGTGCCCGCAGCATCGGGTGGCGGGCCAGCAACGCCCGGATCGCCCGTTCCAGGCGCTGCGCGTCCACTCCGGTCGACTCGAACTCGAGGTAGTTGTGGCAGCCGACGCCGCCGAGCGCGTGGTCACCCGAGCGGCCGAACAGATACGCCTGCTGCACCGGGGTCAGCGGGAAGGCTCGATCCGGGTCGTGGCGGGCGTTGTCTGCGGCCGGTCGCGGGGGTGCCGCCGACTCGGTCGCGGTCACGGTGGCACCGACCAGGCCGGCCCAGACCGACAGCCGCGGGTCCGTGGCCAGTTCGGTGAACGTGACCCCGGCACCGGCACCGTTGAGCCGGCTGGCCAGTCGCATCAGGTGCAGCGACTGCAGGCCCAGTTCGAACAGGTTGCTGTCATCGTCGGCCGTGGTCAGTTCCATGCCGAGCAGTTCGGACACCGCAGCGCGCAGGGCGTCCCGATCCGTCCCGGTGCCGCAGTCGGTGTTTTCCGCCAACATTCTCAAGCTCCCTTGCGCGCTATCGACTCCGCTGCGGAACGTTCGGTTCGAATATGTCGACGGGCGGGACGTGAGATTGATGTCAGGCGAACCGGCGACATCAGCGCCGACACCTGGCCCCGACCCTAACAGCAGCCCGCAGCACCGAGCAATCTGTCGCCACCCGGCGGGTGGCCGTGAATATCGTGGTCTCCGTCATGAGAAATGCACACCGGCTCGACTACCGGTCCGCGCCGATCATCTCGGTCAGCGAATCGCCAAGCATTGTGCCGCGAAGACCGAGATCGAAGGCCAGATCGAAGTGGTTCCGTGACGGCACGACGAGGTCGACGACCCGAGCGCCGCCAGCCCGGACGGCGTCGACGAACTCCGCCTGCTGCCGGCCGAACTCGTCGGTCTCGTTCTCCCCCCGTGCGACGACCAGCGGCGGCAGCGGCGCCGGCAGCCGGTGGATCGGGCTGTGGGCGTGAGCCGTCTCCGGGTCCAGCCCCAACGCCTCGTTCACGTAGGTCCGGCGGACCGGCTCCAGGTCGTAGACGCCGCTGAGCAGGACCGCGCCGGCTACCGCCCGATCGGGACGGTCGCCGTGCCGCCGCCAGCCGGGCTCGTCGAGCAACGCCATGACGGCCAGGTGCGCCCCCGCGGAGCACCCGCTCAGGTAGACCGACCCAGGGCTCGACGGCAACTGGTAGGCGTTTCGGCAGATCCAGCGGACTCCCTCGGCGACCATGTCGACGATCTCCGGCAGCCGGTACGCGGGCGCCAGGCCGTAGCCCAGCGCCGCGACGGAGACTCCTCGCGGCACCAGGTCCAGCGCCATGAATGCCGATTCGAGCCGGCTCAACTCCTGCCAGTACCCGCCGTGGATGAACACCAGCAGCGGACCGCCCGTCCCGGACGCCGGGAAATAGTCGAGCAATTGCTCTGGTCGCGACCCGTAACGCACACTGGTACGTACCTCGAGTCGGTCCCGGGCCAACGCGCTGCGTTCGGCGTACTCGCGCAGGAAGACATTGATGTCCGCGACGCAGGAACTCGGCGAGTACTGAATATCCAGTGCCCGTTGGTCGTAGGTCAGATACACGTCATTTTCGCTTCCCGGCCGAAACGGTCGCTGCGGAACCTTCACCGCCTTCCCCTGCGGTTGGTCGACCGCAGGGGAAGGCGTGCGTACGACGCGGTCGGAAGGTTCACTGGTTGGCGCGCATGGCGGCGAAGTACTCGTTCTGGGTGGGCAGCTCCTGGACCAGTTTCTCGGCCTTCACCCGGATGCGCTCGAACTCCGCCAGGGCCGCCCGCTCGTCGGCCAGCTCGACGGCCGGAGAGTGCCGAACGTCGATTCCACCCGTGCCCAGCAGGATGCAGTTGTACGAGTAGGGCGGCAGACCGTGGTAGTACGGATAGATCGACTCCGCGTCCGGCACCTTGTGCTGCCAGATCTCGATCCGCTCCGCGAGCGCGTCGGGAATCACCCGGGTCTTGGTGTCCTTCCAGTACTGGTTGTCCACCCGCTTCGCACCCCGGTAGTGCAGGCACAGGAACTCGCGTACGCCGTCCATGACGTGGGTGATGGAGCGGTTGTACTGCTCACGCAGCAGGTCGTCGCCGTGCCCGGACGGGAAGTACTTGACCATCTGTTCGATGGCGTGGTGGATGAAGAAGATGCCTGTCGACTCCAGCGGCTCGACGAAACCGCTGGACAGGCCGACCGCGACGCAGTTCTTCACCCACGACCGCTGGCTGCGGCCGATACGCATCCGGATGTGGTTCGCGGGCACGTCGGCCGCCTCGGGGCCGACGAACTCGCGCAGTACCCGCTCGGCCTCCTCCGGGGTCGCGTAGTCGCTGGCGTAGACGTAGCCGGTGCCGATCCGACTGATCAGCGGGATCGTCCAGATCCATCCGGCGTCCTGCGCGGTCGCGGTGGTGCACGGCCGCAGCGGCTTGCTCTCCATGTCCAGCGGCACCTGGAGGGCGACCGCGCTGTCGTTGGGCAGGGTGTCCTGGTAGGACACGAACGGTTCGCCGAGGGCCTTGTTCAGCAGCAACGCCCGGAAGCCGGTGCAGTCGACGAACAGGTCACCGGCGACCTCCCCGTGCTCGGCGGTACGCACGTGCGAGATGAACCCCTGGTCGTCGAGCGCCACGTCGACCACGTTGTCGACGACGTGCTTGACACCCCGCTGGGTGGAGTAGCCGGTCAGGAACTTGGCCAGCAGGTGCGCCTCGAAGTGGTACGCGTAGGGGATCTGCGCACCCTGGTACTCCGCGATCGTCGAGCGGGCCGAGGTCTCGTCGGGGGTCTGCTCGACGAAGCCCTGGTCGACCAGGCTGCCGTCGAGATACCGGGGCGAGCGCTCGGCATCACACAGCGATGCCATGACGAAGCAGTCCTTGTCGAACCGCGACGTCGTCGGGTAGCGCAGCCACCAGTCGCTGAGGGGGAACCCGTCGACCGAGGCCATCTGCTCGAACGGGTGGTAGAAGTGATGGCCCGGCTCGCGCCAGTTCTCGAACCGGACGGCCAGCTTGTAGGTGGCGTTACAGGCGGGCATCCACTCGGATTCCTCCAACCTCAGGAACTCGAAGAAGTGCCGGATGTCGCTGAAGGTGGCCTCGCCGACCCCGATCGTGCCGACGGTGGCCGATTCGACGACCGTCACGTCGATCCGGTCACCGAAGGCCGCTGCCAGGTACGACGCCGTCATCCAACCGGCCGTGCCGCCGCCGACGATGACGACTCGCTGTGTCCTGCCGGGGTCGCGTGTGCTCTTGGCGGCGGCACCACTGACAGTCATTGCGGTTCCTCCTTGTACCCGATAACCGGGACTCGACGAATGTGTCTGCTTCGGCTCAGTTCTTCACGACTCCGCCGTTGAGCCCCGGCGTGAAGATCTCCGGGAACAACGTCCGCTCGGTCGACCGCCACAGGTAGGCGGCGCCGGCTGATCCGGCAGTGCCTCGGGCCGCGCCGAGAAACTGCTCGGCCAGCTCGGCGTGCCGCGCACGCCACGACCGCACCGCGTCGTCGAAGGCGGCCAGCGCCGCGCGGACCCGCTCGGCCGCCCGCAGGCCACCGTCGGTGCGGACGCGGTCGCGGTACTCGACGAAGGCGCGCGACAGGGACTGTTCGTCGGATCGGGCGACGAGCCGGGCCCGCTCCCCCGGGGTGAACCCGGGTGTGTTGAGAAATCGCGGATCCCGGGCCCCGCAGAGGAACTCGATCTCCCGATACTGTGCGGACTGGAAGCCACTCGACGAGCCGAGGGTCGCCCGGATCTCGTCGAACGACTCGGGTGTCAACGTGCTGAGCACGTCGAAGTGTCCGCTGAGCACCCGCATCGCCGCC
Proteins encoded in this region:
- a CDS encoding alpha/beta hydrolase, with the translated sequence MYLTYDQRALDIQYSPSSCVADINVFLREYAERSALARDRLEVRTSVRYGSRPEQLLDYFPASGTGGPLLVFIHGGYWQELSRLESAFMALDLVPRGVSVAALGYGLAPAYRLPEIVDMVAEGVRWICRNAYQLPSSPGSVYLSGCSAGAHLAVMALLDEPGWRRHGDRPDRAVAGAVLLSGVYDLEPVRRTYVNEALGLDPETAHAHSPIHRLPAPLPPLVVARGENETDEFGRQQAEFVDAVRAGGARVVDLVVPSRNHFDLAFDLGLRGTMLGDSLTEMIGADR
- a CDS encoding tryptophan halogenase family protein gives rise to the protein MTVSGAAAKSTRDPGRTQRVVIVGGGTAGWMTASYLAAAFGDRIDVTVVESATVGTIGVGEATFSDIRHFFEFLRLEESEWMPACNATYKLAVRFENWREPGHHFYHPFEQMASVDGFPLSDWWLRYPTTSRFDKDCFVMASLCDAERSPRYLDGSLVDQGFVEQTPDETSARSTIAEYQGAQIPYAYHFEAHLLAKFLTGYSTQRGVKHVVDNVVDVALDDQGFISHVRTAEHGEVAGDLFVDCTGFRALLLNKALGEPFVSYQDTLPNDSAVALQVPLDMESKPLRPCTTATAQDAGWIWTIPLISRIGTGYVYASDYATPEEAERVLREFVGPEAADVPANHIRMRIGRSQRSWVKNCVAVGLSSGFVEPLESTGIFFIHHAIEQMVKYFPSGHGDDLLREQYNRSITHVMDGVREFLCLHYRGAKRVDNQYWKDTKTRVIPDALAERIEIWQHKVPDAESIYPYYHGLPPYSYNCILLGTGGIDVRHSPAVELADERAALAEFERIRVKAEKLVQELPTQNEYFAAMRANQ
- a CDS encoding tryptophan 2,3-dioxygenase family protein, whose product is MTNPTDTRRDRAYGEILRLDELLDVACVRDEPDRTLFFAAHQACELWFAVILRHVESARDALTRDRADVAAEHIERLPAAMRVLSGHFDVLSTLTPESFDEIRATLGSSSGFQSAQYREIEFLCGARDPRFLNTPGFTPGERARLVARSDEQSLSRAFVEYRDRVRTDGGLRAAERVRAALAAFDDAVRSWRARHAELAEQFLGAARGTAGSAGAAYLWRSTERTLFPEIFTPGLNGGVVKN